The Prunus dulcis chromosome 3, ALMONDv2, whole genome shotgun sequence genome segment TTCTTCGCTCAATTACATATGAGGAAGAGTCTGAGAAAGATGATTACCACAAATCATACCTACATTGTTGAAGCAGAGAGATTTCAAAATTCtctgaaacaaaaaattgcaaaccaaTACTAAGGATCTATAGTTAATAAGTACAAGACTAGCTTTTGTTCATAAAGAAGTGCACAATCAGGAAAAGGAGTTCTAAAATTATGCAGTGCGTTTCAAACCTTAAGAGTAGAAGATTACAAAGATGAGAGTAGTTTAACAAATACACTGCACACACAACATACACAAGCGTGTACACACACATTCAGAAGATAAAGGTGATATCTCTTATGAGCCAACAAAACCAAGGCTCTAGAAAGACTGGTAAAACAAGTTTGATAGCTCACTCACTTGGGGCATAGGGTTTAACTGATATGATGAGGGCAGTAAAAATCAATCCCTGTGTCCTGTGGCAGAAGTTGCCAATTCATTAAACTAAGAGTTTGCCAAGTTAGTGAAAGATACATGACATAATCAGTCTACGATCATATTACAAAAGAAGTTGAAAACAGAAATTTAATACACCATCTGCCATAACCATACTATAGTAGAAGCGTATTAACCGTCACAAGGCTACACCACTAAAAAAACTACAGCCAAAACCTACACCATCAGACCAAAAGtagaaaatttagaaatttataACCAAAACCTCCAGGGACCATATGAAGTTAAAAGGCATACACCTGATCAAATTTACCATCTCTGATATTGACTAAACATTAAAACCAACAGAATAGGATGGAGGAGTAAAAGTATTTCAAATTATCATCAACATGAACAAAACACATAATCTAAGGGGAagataaaatgaaaatgtcAGAACATCAAATGCAAATTCTGCAACTAAGCTATAAGTAGCACCATAGACAGTAATCTACACTAACATCAAAAGGTAACATATTCATTAAACAACAACTAAATTTTAGATTAACACAGAATGGCTCTGAAACCTCATGCTTCCACTGTGTTACCTAGCACAAACGAGAATAACTCACGAACAGGCGAAAACTCCACCAACCCAATATCCATGGCATACCCAGCAACCGGCAACTTCAAGTCCCGTAACACGCAAAACGCTTCCGCCATCCGAGTCTTTGGCACTTCTTGAGCAACAGCACAATAAGGAACCCAAGAATCTGTGTGATACTCCTCCCCAATTTCAACGCCTTCTCTCTTCACTGCCTCGCACAATTGGGACTGAAACTGAAGCAACGAAACTGAAGGAGTTGGTGACAGAAACAGGACATTGTTGTCATGTGGAAGGCTCCCAATTGAGGAGAAAGACAACGCCAAAGGTTCTTGCTTCGAAGCGAAGGCTTTGATTACGTTTTCGAGCTTCGCGGGTTCAATGAAAGGGCTGGAGAAGAGGGTGATGTGGGGGCGTGATTCAATTTCAATGAGTTGGGTACTAATCTGACGGCGAGCGAGCACATTCCAAGCCTTCAAGACCTGGTTTTCGAGGGCTGGATCGAAGTAGAGCTCGATCGCATAGCCTTGTGACATTGCCTTCGAATTGAAATTCGAGGGAAAGTAAGCAAATTGGATCGAAATCAGCACAACCCAGTGACAAAAACTGAGATCTCAGATTGCccagaaatgaaaaatgaaagataaGCTGAAATCAAAGTAACCCAGAattgtaaaaacaaaaataaataagaaaagacTTAGATTtaagaaaatagcaaaataagAAATACCCAAGTGAGATTGAGATCAAACAAAGTCTGAGAATTGAAATCAGAAAtggggaagaaaaagagagagagaagagagttTAACAGGGTgatgaaaaaaagagaaacaaaagcaTGTGAAATGGTGGATTAAAGTTTCAATCAGAAAGAGACAGGCGGAATAAAGAgcaataaaaatcaaaacacaGACTCAAAAGTGGCTTCCCAAGAGACTGTGTAGCAGCGAAGCTACGATTTTCTTTCTTCGGCAATCACAGTAAAAGATAAGATAAAgtgagagaggaggaggaggggccTTGCACCATCTGTTGATGAGTAGGGTGCAAGGTCACCGGTTTTTTGGTGGTTGGCTTCAAGTTTTCAACACTTCAACTCTCTCAAAATGAAGTCTCAAGTGGAGATTCATTGGTAGGAGACAAGGAAAATATTATCCTTAATTGATTGCacataaccaaaaaaagattaattgttaaaaattacttTTGACAGAAAAATGATTACAAATTAATTAGTGCAGCATAAGTGATGGTAAAAATGCTACTCTAATTTATATTACACCGGTCCGGTATTGCTTTTGAAATGACGAATCAATGTTTCACCAAAAAAACAGGAggatggttttttttttttttgttgtcaaattgTACTTAGGAGATATACTCATTTGTAGGGGGGAATAAATGCTTTAACGGAGGATgaattttgatttataaaGTATTAAAGGAAACTTTTTATCGCGCTTATATAATGTTTCATGCTATACTTTTGGCTTCAGTTATAATTGTAATTCTAATAAAGGATTAATAGAATTACAAagacaaaactaaaaaatgtATTCTAAAGTTCTAAACCAATATAGAAAAATTGGATGAATAGTTTAAACACTTCAATCAAATTTTACATCCTTTCATAAATGAGACATGCTGTTCttaggtaaaaaaaatttatcaacaaATGCATATATGAACAGTGCTGGTTGGATAAATTAGTTATGTCAAATGCACAAGTTGACTAATAATACATCTTAATTGAGTGAAAATAcaacttcaaaattttattcaatcAGCAGATTTAGTCAAGTTGGCTAAAAGAGATACACCCTTTATTTTTCGAGGGTTAAACAATACGGCATCACCTAAGGTCATATATAAGTCTCTCACCGTAGAATTCATCAGCATCCTTGAACTGCACTTTTGGTGATGGGCTGTAAATAAGTTGTAGGCCCAAAGTCTCTCACATTTCCTTCCTCAACTGTCATCTGCTACCGCGTCTGATTCAAAACAAGGAAGTCGTTGATTCTGGAACCTCTCTGCTACTTAATAAAAGCCCTAATCGCAAGCTTCATCGCTCTCAGACCAACAATCCCAGAAAAACCccattttttgtattttctccacaatttgaaaaatgggtgataataaaagaaagagaggtccaaaacccaaaaccccagtagcTGAAGATACCAATATCACCACCATGGATATCCAATACACCAACCCCACCACCGCAAACGACGCCGTTTCAGTTCCCGCGAACGAAACCGCCACTGACCCCAGTAGCTCCCAGCCCAGTCGCCGTGGACGAGGCCGGCCCAGAAAGACCGAGAAGCTCAACATAGCGGCTTCACCGGAACGACGAAGCTTGAGACACGCGGACCAAAACGGCGATGGTGGACACGCCTTGGCTGTCGTTTCCGAGCCACAGTTGATGGTGCCGAGCTGGGAGAACGTGGCGAGAGTGGTCCCGGCCATGGAGGCCGTAGTAAAGGTGTTTTGTGTGCACACGGAGCCTAATTTATCGTTGCCATGGCAGAGGAAGAGGCAGTACAGTTCGAGCAGTAGTGGGTTTGTGATAGGAGGCAGGAGGGTCTTGACCAATGCGCACTCTGTGGAGCACCATACCCAGGTTAAGCTCAAGAAACGTGGCTCTGAAACTAAGTACTTGGCCACTGTGTTAGCCATTGGAACCGAGTGTGATATTGGTATGCAACATTCggcttcttttattttcttatgaaCTAATTTTTCATGTGGTTTTGAATTGTTTATTGAAAAGAAGTGGGAATATTTTGTTGACAAGAAGTTGTAAAACTTGCATTTTGAAAAACTTAATTATTAAGAGCTTATTGGATTGAAATGGAAACAGAATGcagtttgtttattttaaatatttcactAGATATTACAGGTAGCAAAGCATCCTCATTATTGTGACTTTATTAtcttaatatattatataactTAATTCACGAGTTATGCAATTGAAGagttctttttccttttctccatGATGCATCTTCAGCAATGCTTACGGTGAGTGATGATGAATTCTGGGAAGGAGTTTCACCTGTGGAGTTTGGAGAGTTACCTGCACTCCAAGATGCTGTGACGGTTGTGGGCTACCCTATTGGGGGTGACACAATCTCTGTGACAAGTGGTGTTGTGTCACGTATGGAGATACTGTCTTATGTTCATGGATCGACTGAGCTTCTAGGATTGCAGGTACTATCTTCTGGACATTGTCTTCTATGACTACCTACCCTAAACACCTGATCATTGACCTGTTCTGGTTTCCTTTTTCCCTGTGATCCATTTGCAGATAGATGCTGCAATAAACTCTGGAAACTCTGGTGGGCCTGCCTTTAATGATAAAGGGAAATGTGTGGGTATCGCATTTCAGTCTCTTAAACATGAAGATGTGGAAAATATAGGTTACGTCATACCAACACCAGTTATTATGCACTTCATTCAAGATTATGAGAAGAATGGGGAATATACAGGTTTGTTATAGATTTTACTTCATTAAAGCAAGACAAGCCGCAACAGAAACCTCCTTAACTGTAATTGTTGTTATTTGTATGTTGCCCTTCCAGCAAATGTGCCTGGCAGTCCAGTGGGGCCACATTGAACATTGGCTTATGATTCGGTGTTGGTGATTGAAATTCTTCCCCTCTTCTTACTTTGAATCTGGCTGTTAATTGCCTTACAGGGTTCCCAGTTATTGGAGTTGAATGGCAGAAGATGGAAAATCCTGATCTGCGCACGTCAATAGGGATGAGAACTGATCAAAAGGGTGTGCGTATCAGAAGAATTGAACCTACAGCTCCAGAATCACATGTTCTGAAGCCATCCGATATTATTCTTAGCTTTGATGGGGTTAACATTGCAAATGATGGCACAGGTAAACTCTCCCCCCCTTCCATTTGTAGCATTCCTCTTATGCACTTTTCAGagaagttgaatttttaatttgcatAAGCTTCTGTATATTCGATATTTAACACTCTTTGGTATCAATTTTATAGTTCCATTCAGGCATGGAGAGCGCATAGGTTTCAGTTACCTTGTGTCTCAAAAGTATACTGGTGATAATGCTCTAGTAAAAGTTCTTCGTAACTCAGAGATACTTGAGTACAGCATAAAACTTTCAACTCACAAGCGACTCATCCCGGCACACATCAACGGCAAACCTCCTTCATATTATATCATtgctggttttgtttttgcagcGGTATCTGTTCCATATCTGCGTTCTGAGGTGCGACCTTAATTTCATACTTCATACGCTCTCTCGCTCTTTCTGTCTCTCTCATATGCATGTAGATATGTAGATGTGTGGTTCCTAGGAATCAGGACGGGGTTTACTTTTTCCCGCATAAGAATGCCAGCCTTAATGTTTGGCTGGCGAGAACTGGTGGTACTAAAGGGCCCCTTAGTACAAGTTATGCTGGAGTGGTGTGCCCAATGGCACCTCCAAGcttaattaagaaaatgaagatggATGATTTTAAGTTTGGTCTATAAAAGCAAACTTTCCATTGCTATGTTACCAAATCTTAACCTTAGTACAAGTTATGCTAGAGTGGTGTGCCCAATGGCACCTCCAAGcttaattaagaaaatgaagatggATGATTTTAAGTTTGGTCTATAAAAGCAAACTTTCCATTGCTATGTTACCAAATCTTAACCTCTGTTTTTCATTACTTTCCAGTATGGAAAGGATTATGAATTTGACGCTCCAGTGAAACTGTTGGACAAGCATTTACATTCAATGGCGCAGTCTATCGATGAACAGCTTGTTGTTGTTTCTCAGGTTTCCCTCTCTCATCTATTTTTCTCATGCTTTTCCATTTTAGACTAAGTTCTCTTCACTCTGCAATCATGGCTTACATTTATTCAAAATTCTTGTAGGTACTTGTTGCCGACATTAATATTGGATATGAGGACATTGTTAACACTCAGGTTAGAGATATGCTACACGACTTGGGtttttttgctttgcttcattaagttttcatttatttttagttcataaaatatcagacgtttttcctttttattttctcttttcctttctcattcTTTCGCGTTTGTGATTGAACAAATGACAATGAGATAATTTCTGAAGTTACGTTGGTAGTGCACTTATTCTAATATTTTGTGTTCTGTTTAGGTTCTCGCTTTTAATGGTAAACCTGTGAATAATCTGAAGAATTTGGCCAGCATGGTGGAGAATTGTGACGACGAGTACCTAAAGTTTGACCTAGAGTATGATCAGGTTCATTCTCCCTCCCTCTATGTTTAGCAGACACTGTTGCAGCATGTATGCATGCTCggcatttttgttttaatggcTGAAATGCTTGCTTGTGGGTGCAGATGGTTGTACTACAGACAAAAACTGCCAAGGCAGCAACTTTAGATATCCTCCTGACACATTGCATACCTTCAGCAATGTCTGATGACCTTAAGTCTTAAGACTCAAGAGAAGATCCTATTCCCATAGATGAACTTTACAACGAATGCTCATAAAAGGAATGGGGTACAGACTACGCCACggatttcattttcttatggaGAATAAGAATAGAAGCTGGCAATTCATGGGTTCTTTCCGTTTCTTTGTGTACCAATTAGACCCTCAGTTGGGGTTGATGTCTTCTTCAGATTTGAACTGATTCTTATACAGTAGAAGAAAGCAGCGAGGAAATGAAGTTTGGTTTTCCTAGAATGAGCAGCGTCTCATGATCTTACTTGTTCGTCGATTTCATTTCTTCCAGCTACAAACATTTGGGCAATATCATGTAACATTATTACCGGCTGATCCATTTGAGAAAATTATAGAAGTTGAGCTGTACAGTTCCCTGTACCTAGGGTCATTTATGTATTTGCCGtgctctttttcattttattttcatttcattcctAAAATTTTTccacataattatataaatataactgaATGATATGCGTAGTGTTTTGACAAACAATAAGTTAGGTTAGTTGATCATGACAATATACCCGTCTCCCCTATCTTGATTGCACaaataacattaaaaatgTTAATAATACAACTCATTACACCGACTCCAGCCCAACTGAACTGGATTCACATCTTAAATAGTTTTTAATAACAAAGGCCCAAGTCTGAACTCTATCATCACCATGTGAAGTGTGAACGCTAGCTAAAAAGTTCCCGTCCCGTCATTTCTTGTCTTCTACTCCTCAACCTCTGGTTAGTTAGTTACCGCGCAGGTTCCAGGAAGCCACCTTTGACTCTGTATGAGTCTCCGGTCGGTCTGAAAATCCagttttcctatttttttatgacGACTGACTCAACGACCCCTTTTCTATGccttaattattataaaaagagaaaaaagaaatccaaaactcaaaaacccACATTTCTTACAATTGTACCAATACCAAATACGCACCACCACCATGTATCTCCAATACATCAATCCCACCAGCGCAGCCACTATTAACGACGCCGTTTCCGTCTCTTCAACCGAGCCCAATAATATAGCGGCTCCCAGACTTGTGGACCAAAACGGCGACTGTAGGCACGCTTTGGCTGTCGTTTCGCAGCCACTACCGGAGGTGCCGAGGTGGGAGAGCGCTCCGAGAGTGGTCCCGTCCATGGACGCCGTGGTGAAGGTGTTTTGTGTGCACACGGCACCTAATTTCTCGTTGCCTTGGCAGAGGAAGAAGCAGTACAGTTCCAGCAGTAGTGGGTTTGTGATAGGGGGCAGAAGGGTTTTGACTAATGCGCATTCTGTGGATCATCATACTCAGGTTAAGCTCAAGAAACgcggctctgataccaagtaCTTGGCCACTGTCCTAGCCATTGGAACCGAGTGTGATATTGGTATGcaacatttttaattttattattaatttcgCTTCTTTTATTTGCTGTTAACATTTGGGTTTTTATTGGTTCGTTGTAAAATTCATGAATTATGTTAAAGTTTGTtgcttttttggtttttgtttttccatttaTTGGTGATGGTTCAGCGATGCTTACTGTGAGTGATGATGAGTTCTGGGAAGGGATTTCACCTGTGAAGTTTGGGTGTTTGCCTGCACTCCAAGATGCTGTGACTGTTGTTGGGTACCCAATTGGGGGTGACACAATCTCTGTGACTAGTGGTGTTGTGTCACGCATGGAGATACTGTCTTATGTTCACGGCTCCACTGAGCTTCTGGGAATGCAGGTGGGATATATTATTTGCCTTTTAGTATCTTACCATGAAACTACAAACCACTTGATTTTGAGTCTTACCGTGTTTTCGTGGATCCTTTCTCCTTGAGATGCTTTTTTGTAGATAGATGCTGCAATCAACTCTGGAAACTCTGGTGGACCTGCCTTTAATGATAAGGGAAAATGCGTGGGCATTGCATTTCAGTCCCTTAAACATGAAGATGCGGAAAATATAGGCTATGTCATACCCATACCGGTTATTATGCACTTCATTGAGGATTATGAGAAGAATGGCGCATATACAGGCTTCCCAATTCTTGGAATCGAGTGGCAAAAGATGGAAAATCCTGATCTTCGCATGTCAATGGGGATGGGACCTGATCAAAAGGGTGTGCGTATTAGAAGAATAGAACCTACATCTCCAGAATCTCAACTGCTGAAGCCATCTGATGTTATTCTTAGCTTTGATGGGGTTAACATTGCTAATGATGGCACAGGTAAACCTTTTATGATTTTTGAAAGATTTCTGTTCCCTTTTCAAGTCACTTTTGCGTTCATGTGCGTGTTGGTATGTTGCATTCTTTATAGAAGTGGCATTTGAACATTCACAAATGAAGTGTGACATATGGTATTTGGACCGTAATTTATAGCATTCTTTCAAAGAACACATACTTGTTATTACtgttattataaatttttttataacagtATATGTCTAAATACCAGAAGCTTCTTTATATTAAGTGTTCACACCATTTTTTGTATCAATTTTCTAGTTCCATTCAGGCATGGAGAGCGCATAGGTTTCAGTTACCTTGTCTCTCAAAAATACATTGGTGACAATGCTGTAGTAAAAGTTCTTCGTAATTCAGGGACACTTGAATTCAACATTAAACTTGCAAAACACAAGGAACTCATCCCCTCACACATTGAGGGAAAACGCCCTTCCTATTATATCATTGCTGGATTTGTTTT includes the following:
- the LOC117622822 gene encoding protease Do-like 9 isoform X1; the encoded protein is MYLQYINPTSAATINDAVSVSSTEPNNIAAPRLVDQNGDCRHALAVVSQPLPEVPRWESAPRVVPSMDAVVKVFCVHTAPNFSLPWQRKKQYSSSSSGFVIGGRRVLTNAHSVDHHTQVKLKKRGSDTKYLATVLAIGTECDIAMLTVSDDEFWEGISPVKFGCLPALQDAVTVVGYPIGGDTISVTSGVVSRMEILSYVHGSTELLGMQIDAAINSGNSGGPAFNDKGKCVGIAFQSLKHEDAENIGYVIPIPVIMHFIEDYEKNGAYTGFPILGIEWQKMENPDLRMSMGMGPDQKGVRIRRIEPTSPESQLLKPSDVILSFDGVNIANDGTVPFRHGERIGFSYLVSQKYIGDNAVVKVLRNSGTLEFNIKLAKHKELIPSHIEGKRPSYYIIAGFVFTAVSLPYLRSEFGNLFDVPIKLLDKHLHAMAQSIDEQLVVVSQVLVADINIGYEDIVNNQVLTFNGMPVKDLKSLASMVENCDDEYLKFGLEYNQMVVLQTNTARAATLDILTTHCISSAMSDDLMTKENALEEVQSTLDDPKTRDTILEEVQETKDIF
- the LOC117622822 gene encoding protease Do-like 9 isoform X2, encoding MYLQYINPTSAATINDAVSVSSTEPNNIAAPRLVDQNGDCRHALAVVSQPLPEVPRWESAPRVVPSMDAVVKVFCVHTAPNFSLPWQRKKQYSSSSSGFVIGGRRVLTNAHSVDHHTQVKLKKRGSDTKYLATVLAIGTECDIAMLTVSDDEFWEGISPVKFGCLPALQDAVTVVGYPIGGDTISVTSGVVSRMEILSYVHGSTELLGMQIDAAINSGNSGGPAFNDKGKCVGIAFQSLKHEDAENIGYVIPIPVIMHFIEDYEKNGAYTGFPILGIEWQKMENPDLRMSMGMGPDQKGVRIRRIEPTSPESQLLKPSDVILSFDGVNIANDGTGTLEFNIKLAKHKELIPSHIEGKRPSYYIIAGFVFTAVSLPYLRSEFGNLFDVPIKLLDKHLHAMAQSIDEQLVVVSQVLVADINIGYEDIVNNQVLTFNGMPVKDLKSLASMVENCDDEYLKFGLEYNQMVVLQTNTARAATLDILTTHCISSAMSDDLMTKENALEEVQSTLDDPKTRDTILEEVQETKDIF
- the LOC117622821 gene encoding protease Do-like 9; its protein translation is MGDNKRKRGPKPKTPVAEDTNITTMDIQYTNPTTANDAVSVPANETATDPSSSQPSRRGRGRPRKTEKLNIAASPERRSLRHADQNGDGGHALAVVSEPQLMVPSWENVARVVPAMEAVVKVFCVHTEPNLSLPWQRKRQYSSSSSGFVIGGRRVLTNAHSVEHHTQVKLKKRGSETKYLATVLAIGTECDIAMLTVSDDEFWEGVSPVEFGELPALQDAVTVVGYPIGGDTISVTSGVVSRMEILSYVHGSTELLGLQIDAAINSGNSGGPAFNDKGKCVGIAFQSLKHEDVENIGYVIPTPVIMHFIQDYEKNGEYTGFPVIGVEWQKMENPDLRTSIGMRTDQKGVRIRRIEPTAPESHVLKPSDIILSFDGVNIANDGTVPFRHGERIGFSYLVSQKYTGDNALVKVLRNSEILEYSIKLSTHKRLIPAHINGKPPSYYIIAGFVFAAVSVPYLRSEYGKDYEFDAPVKLLDKHLHSMAQSIDEQLVVVSQVLVADINIGYEDIVNTQVLAFNGKPVNNLKNLASMVENCDDEYLKFDLEYDQMVVLQTKTAKAATLDILLTHCIPSAMSDDLKS
- the LOC117622324 gene encoding uncharacterized protein LOC117622324; this translates as MSQGYAIELYFDPALENQVLKAWNVLARRQISTQLIEIESRPHITLFSSPFIEPAKLENVIKAFASKQEPLALSFSSIGSLPHDNNVLFLSPTPSVSLLQFQSQLCEAVKREGVEIGEEYHTDSWVPYCAVAQEVPKTRMAEAFCVLRDLKLPVAGYAMDIGLVEFSPVRELFSFVLGNTVEA